One Punica granatum isolate Tunisia-2019 chromosome 3, ASM765513v2, whole genome shotgun sequence genomic window carries:
- the LOC116200483 gene encoding nucleosome assembly protein 1;2-like, translating into MSPKTIAVNLAGGREVQNNKVPTEPTKLHGWCKQGWIYFAHSGQDKLRYILLKVPDYNLPFIWRRVKVLKEIQGVHDEHEVEFLKEMAVLKAKYQNLYQPLYAKRYEIVNGLVEVHGTLNNAIKDHDDGTKGIPNFWLTVLKNNEVLAHKIFKRDEELLQYLQDIKWSMMESPKGFKLEFFFNKNPYFKNSILTKIYHMIDGEEPILEKATGTEIEWYPGKCLTPTSPMEKLVEKKANFVSKSKEHKSFFHFFSPPEIPARRDNLDEESADKFEKYMEQDYDIGTTIRDKIIPHAIKWFTGEAQASSYDHDGDEDSDDEESNDEDYSDEESND; encoded by the exons ATGTCGCCAAAGACAATCGCTGTGAATCTAGCCGGAGGACGTGAAGTGCAAAACAATAAGGTCCCAACAGAGCCAACCAAACTTCACGGGTGGTGCAAGCAGGGGTGGATCTACTTTGCTCACAGTGGTCAA GACAAGCTTCGGTACATTTTGTTAAAGGTGCCGGATTACAACTTGCCATTCATCTGGAGGCGTGTAAAGGTTCTAAAAGAAATACAG GGTGTGCATGATGAACACGAAGTGGAGTTCCTTAAAGAGATGGCTGTGCTGAAAGCCAAGTACCAAAATCTTTATCAGCCTTTATATGCCAAG AGATATGAGATTGTGAATGGATTGGTCGAGGTACATGGAACCTTGAACAATGCTATAAAAGATCATGATGATG GGACGAAAGGCATTCCAAACTTTTGGCTCACAGTGCTAAAAAACAATGAAGTGCTTGCTCATAAG ATATTCAAGAGAGATGAAGAATTACTTCAGTATCTGCAAGATATTAAGTGGAGTATGATGGAAAGTCCAAAGGGATTCAAGCTGGAATTCTTCTTCAACAAAAATCCTTATTTCAAGAACTCTATTTTGACAAAGATATATCACATGATTGACGGAGAGGAACCTATTCTCGAGAAGGCAACTGG GACGGAGATTGAATGGTATCCTGGAAAATGCTTGACTCCCACAAGTCCCATGGAGAAATTGGTGGAGAAAAAAGCGAATTTCGTTAGCAAAAGTAAAGAGCATAAgagtttttttcatttcttcagTCCACCTGAAATCCCGGCTCGCCGTGATAACTTGGACGAGGAGTCT GCTGACAAGTTTGAGAAATACATGGAGCAAGATTATGACATCGG AACGACAATTAGAGACAAGATCATCCCGCATGCCATCAAATGGTTCACTGGGGAGGCTCAGGCTAGTAGCTATGATCATGATGGAGATGAGGATAGTGATGACGAGGAAAGTAATGATGAAGATTACTCTGATGAGGAAAGTAACGATTGA